One Micromonospora sp. FIMYZ51 genomic window carries:
- a CDS encoding permease gives MLRLVGRRARAQWPLLAALIGVVTVGATLLGTCTLLSTRTAERALEVAMARAAPAAVDVTVYTGTVEGPDALSVAADTHTVVAAALAPFPVTTTARASTVLRALPPALAPGTTVGAQAYLSGLDDLPARAELVTGRWPHDRGDAVVLESTAQLLGLTPGRRVRLGAELAHPPVPAIDVTVVGVVRPLPGRGWDRDRLAAAGSATDYQDGHFRQPVNAYGPFLVDLADLLSTGATINRMEVTATPDLSHTNRRDLETVAGAVRSADRRLAGTLGDRVRLARVASDLPLTLRSADDQRHVTAAVVLAIAVLGGVLTATALVLAGRLTAGIRADETALRSALGTSRRQLAATATLEAGLVAAVAAALAIPASSALHAGLTHLPPLDGAGLTARPAITGAQVLAVAGGALVLAAVLTILAARPGPAAGDRRTRRELLARSGTDLLLAVFAAAAWWQLYAQPTAASPRADAVRVLAPALLLTAGAALALRVVVPALRGADRLAYRARGLALPLVVAEAARRHQAVAAGLLVGLACAAATFGLAFDTTWHQSQRDQAALSVGTDLTLTLSTAPVAGDGAVVGAATAGTVSPALDRGTAVGQWLGTAGDAPRLIAVDTTRAEALLRGRLDRDRTWTDVGARLAPPTRVTGLTVAAGAPLVLSGTTTGDTSLAVTPQLLLQDATGLRIPCTGPPVPLDGREHRMPECATGHGLRLVAVSLPVAAGPDAGSSVGGRTAIAVTLTVPPAGSADGSADGSDWTATSAPPVPSKVSDPSVVVSATPTGAALRMAATVDLGGAPDAAHTLVATAFPDPGPVPVAVSARFASEVGAEGGSQLSVTVGTTPVPIVVTEVVPTVPSAPGAVAILADLDTLSRARAVAGDLTFPVDAWWVGHPTGPGVAERATALHLGTVTTREAETARLIGGPLHAGLPAALRLIVPAAALLLLAGVVLHVTCDLQVRAVEVARLRGLGMSRRGIRAVLLGQHVGVLLPLLAAGTAVGALATRIVAPLLVRSDTGAAPVPAAQPHWPWPAEAALLAVLLVGCLLAVAVVVTVQVRRADAAHLRVTP, from the coding sequence ATGCTGAGGCTGGTCGGCCGGCGCGCCCGCGCGCAGTGGCCGTTGCTGGCGGCCCTCATCGGGGTCGTCACGGTCGGCGCGACCCTGCTGGGCACCTGCACCCTGCTGAGCACCCGCACCGCCGAGCGGGCGCTGGAGGTCGCCATGGCCCGCGCCGCCCCCGCCGCCGTCGACGTGACCGTCTACACCGGCACCGTCGAGGGCCCCGACGCGCTGTCCGTCGCCGCCGACACCCACACCGTGGTGGCCGCCGCGCTCGCACCGTTCCCGGTGACCACGACCGCGCGGGCGTCGACGGTGCTGCGGGCGCTGCCGCCCGCGCTCGCCCCGGGCACCACCGTCGGAGCCCAGGCGTACCTGTCCGGGCTGGACGATCTGCCGGCCCGGGCCGAGCTGGTCACCGGACGCTGGCCGCACGACCGTGGTGACGCTGTGGTGCTGGAGTCCACCGCCCAGCTGCTCGGCCTCACCCCCGGTCGCCGGGTACGCCTCGGCGCCGAACTGGCCCACCCGCCCGTCCCGGCCATCGACGTGACCGTCGTCGGTGTGGTACGCCCGTTGCCGGGGCGCGGCTGGGACCGCGACCGGCTGGCTGCGGCCGGCTCCGCGACCGACTACCAGGACGGCCACTTCCGGCAACCGGTCAACGCCTACGGCCCGTTCCTCGTCGACCTCGCCGACCTGCTCAGCACCGGCGCCACCATCAACCGGATGGAGGTCACCGCTACTCCGGACCTGTCCCACACCAACCGCCGCGACCTGGAGACCGTGGCCGGGGCCGTCCGCAGTGCCGACCGACGGCTGGCCGGCACCCTCGGCGACCGCGTCCGGCTCGCACGTGTCGCCTCCGACCTGCCGCTGACCCTGCGGTCCGCCGACGACCAACGGCACGTCACCGCCGCCGTGGTGCTCGCCATCGCCGTCCTCGGCGGTGTCCTGACCGCGACGGCACTCGTCCTCGCCGGCCGGCTGACCGCAGGCATACGCGCCGACGAGACCGCCCTGCGGTCCGCCCTCGGCACCAGCCGCCGCCAACTCGCCGCCACCGCCACACTCGAGGCCGGGCTCGTCGCCGCCGTCGCCGCCGCGCTCGCGATACCGGCCTCGTCGGCCCTGCACGCCGGTCTGACCCACCTGCCGCCGCTGGACGGCGCCGGCCTGACCGCCCGACCGGCCATCACCGGTGCCCAGGTCCTCGCGGTCGCTGGCGGCGCGCTGGTACTCGCCGCTGTCCTCACCATCCTGGCGGCCCGGCCCGGCCCGGCAGCCGGCGACCGGCGCACGCGCCGCGAACTGCTCGCCCGATCCGGCACCGACCTGCTGCTCGCGGTATTCGCCGCCGCCGCATGGTGGCAGTTGTACGCGCAGCCCACCGCCGCCAGCCCACGCGCCGACGCGGTCCGGGTGCTCGCGCCGGCGCTGCTGCTCACCGCAGGTGCCGCCCTGGCGCTGCGGGTGGTGGTGCCTGCCCTGCGCGGCGCCGACCGGCTGGCGTACCGCGCCCGTGGGCTGGCGCTACCACTGGTGGTCGCCGAGGCCGCCCGCCGGCACCAGGCGGTCGCCGCCGGGCTGCTCGTCGGGCTGGCCTGCGCAGCCGCAACCTTCGGCCTCGCCTTCGACACCACGTGGCACCAGTCGCAGCGCGACCAGGCGGCGCTTTCCGTCGGCACCGACCTGACACTCACCCTCAGCACGGCGCCGGTCGCCGGAGACGGCGCGGTCGTCGGCGCGGCCACCGCGGGGACCGTGAGTCCAGCCCTCGACCGTGGTACCGCCGTCGGTCAGTGGCTCGGCACCGCCGGTGATGCGCCGCGCCTGATCGCCGTCGACACCACCCGCGCCGAGGCGCTGCTACGCGGGCGACTCGACCGCGACCGCACCTGGACGGACGTGGGAGCGAGGCTCGCCCCACCGACCCGCGTCACCGGCCTCACCGTTGCCGCTGGCGCCCCGCTCGTGCTGAGCGGAACCACGACCGGTGACACCTCGCTCGCCGTGACGCCCCAGCTGCTGCTGCAGGACGCCACCGGCCTGCGCATACCCTGTACCGGTCCGCCCGTGCCGCTCGACGGCCGGGAGCACCGCATGCCCGAGTGCGCGACCGGGCACGGACTGCGCCTCGTCGCAGTGTCTTTGCCGGTCGCGGCCGGGCCGGATGCCGGGTCCTCGGTCGGCGGACGCACCGCCATCGCCGTCACCCTCACCGTGCCGCCCGCCGGATCCGCGGACGGATCCGCGGACGGATCGGACTGGACCGCCACGTCCGCGCCGCCGGTCCCGAGCAAGGTGAGCGACCCGAGCGTCGTGGTCTCCGCGACGCCGACGGGGGCGGCGCTGCGGATGGCGGCAACCGTCGACCTCGGCGGCGCCCCGGACGCCGCCCACACCCTCGTCGCCACCGCCTTCCCGGACCCCGGCCCGGTGCCCGTCGCCGTCTCCGCCCGCTTCGCCAGCGAGGTCGGTGCCGAGGGCGGCAGCCAGCTCAGCGTCACGGTCGGTACCACGCCCGTCCCGATCGTCGTCACCGAGGTCGTGCCGACCGTACCGTCCGCCCCCGGCGCCGTCGCCATCCTGGCCGACCTGGACACGCTGTCTCGCGCCCGCGCCGTCGCCGGCGACCTGACGTTCCCGGTCGACGCCTGGTGGGTCGGCCACCCAACCGGTCCCGGTGTCGCCGAGCGGGCCACCGCCCTGCACCTGGGCACCGTCACGACCCGCGAGGCGGAGACCGCCCGTCTCATCGGCGGCCCGCTGCACGCCGGGCTGCCGGCCGCGCTCCGGCTCATCGTCCCGGCTGCGGCCCTGCTGCTGCTCGCCGGCGTCGTCCTGCACGTGACCTGCGATCTACAGGTCCGCGCCGTCGAGGTAGCACGGCTGCGCGGCCTGGGGATGTCCCGGCGCGGCATCCGGGCCGTGCTGCTCGGCCAGCACGTCGGCGTTCTGCTGCCCCTGCTCGCGGCGGGCACGGCCGTCGGCGCGCTCGCCACCCGCATCGTCGCTCCCCTGCTCGTACGCTCCGACACCGGCGCCGCGCCCGTCCCGGCCGCCCAGCCACACTGGCCGTGGCCAGCCGAGGCCGCGCTGCTCGCCGTACTGCTGGTCGGATGCCTGCTGGCGGTCGCCGTTGTGGTCACCGTCCAGGTCCGCCGGGCCGACGCCGCGCACCTGCGGGTGACGCCGTGA
- a CDS encoding FtsX-like permease family protein, producing MNRWLTRRWPAPHWPSVRGRGRTDAGPLLLTAAVIAAVALLAGAVPALLRAAADNAVQDTIRRAGHGSNVLVHANWERDDGPTGGRIRISRLAEDVEDFRARAVHALGPDLDAALLPPIAVVNGPILSITDGSVPRTFQLTYLAGDLGGPELTWIAGSAPGPTIPEPSIEIPADGPPWPVQVGLSEADAAALDLGPGDRIPVQDGQGRDKDVRISGIYRPADSADPAWRLAPALLRPVPGADGVGTTRFAGLLSGESLPDARLAFDEDQLRRTVHFAPEPDALTWDATATLASQVVKLKATSGSSGVRDQSLKWESQLDTVLRAARTQISAASAQAAVLLAGVLTATVLVLLLAADLLVRRRTPALSAARQRGAALPDLGAELLIESIVVSLSAAAVGLALARAVAPGVCWAWTVPVVLAGAVAGPAFGTLAAARASRDRRQPANPAARRWILATGQLRRAAVEAAVLIAAVAAFATLHQRGLLPADGDTGELTGDLLLPISAVALGVLAGALVLLRLLPVGVRIALRQALRSRRSLAVFGAARAVATAGRVLPLLVLVSATALVSFALVVGTTIARGLADGAWNSVGADARLDVSTDAEAATPALAERIAAAPGVGQVVVGQVTDSARVFTESTLLTPRLVVVDAAAFQRLLATTPLPDAPALARLTAPGPGPVAVPALVRSSDGDLRTGTRLQLTRDGAPAIRLTVVGTAPAVGGASDVVIVDAAALADAGLPAVPNTVWVTGPGAARAVSNSGVAADVVLRADVLRAQRVAPLTAGILRLAWTAAVVLLALGLLGLTLAAAAGASERWQTLTRLRTLGLRRRDVRWVAAGELLPPVVVAAMCGPLLGALLARLTLGPLELRLLTGQAAEPAVVLPWWLLALVSVALLGAAATVVPVESALRRRDRLSEVLRAGE from the coding sequence GTGAACCGGTGGCTGACCCGCCGGTGGCCGGCACCGCACTGGCCCAGCGTCCGCGGCCGTGGCCGTACCGACGCCGGACCGTTGCTGCTCACCGCCGCCGTCATCGCCGCCGTCGCGCTGCTCGCCGGGGCCGTGCCGGCGCTGCTACGTGCCGCCGCCGACAACGCCGTCCAGGACACGATCCGCCGCGCCGGCCACGGCTCGAACGTCCTCGTCCACGCCAACTGGGAACGCGACGACGGCCCGACCGGCGGGCGGATCCGGATATCCCGCCTCGCCGAGGACGTCGAAGACTTCCGCGCCCGGGCGGTGCACGCACTCGGGCCCGACCTGGACGCCGCGCTGCTCCCGCCCATCGCCGTGGTCAACGGCCCGATCCTCAGCATCACCGACGGCAGCGTGCCGCGTACCTTCCAGCTCACCTACCTGGCCGGTGACCTTGGCGGCCCGGAGTTGACCTGGATCGCCGGCAGCGCGCCCGGCCCCACGATCCCCGAACCGTCCATCGAGATCCCCGCCGACGGACCGCCCTGGCCGGTGCAGGTCGGCCTCTCCGAGGCGGACGCCGCCGCACTCGACCTCGGCCCCGGCGATCGGATCCCGGTCCAGGACGGCCAGGGCCGCGACAAAGACGTCCGGATCAGCGGGATCTACCGACCCGCGGACAGCGCCGACCCCGCCTGGCGACTCGCCCCGGCGCTACTGCGCCCCGTGCCCGGCGCCGACGGCGTGGGCACCACCCGGTTCGCCGGCCTGCTGTCGGGCGAGTCGCTGCCGGACGCCCGGCTCGCCTTCGACGAGGACCAACTGCGGCGCACCGTCCACTTCGCTCCCGAACCCGACGCGCTCACCTGGGACGCCACCGCGACGCTCGCCAGCCAGGTGGTCAAGCTCAAGGCAACCTCCGGCTCATCAGGCGTCCGCGACCAGTCCCTGAAGTGGGAATCGCAGCTCGACACCGTCCTGCGCGCCGCCCGTACCCAGATCAGCGCCGCGTCCGCACAGGCCGCCGTCCTGCTCGCCGGGGTCCTGACGGCCACGGTACTGGTCCTGCTGCTCGCCGCCGACCTGCTGGTCCGTCGCCGAACTCCGGCGCTGAGCGCCGCCCGGCAGCGTGGTGCGGCGCTACCCGACCTCGGTGCGGAACTGCTCATCGAGTCCATCGTGGTGTCGCTGTCGGCCGCTGCCGTCGGGCTCGCGCTCGCCCGCGCGGTAGCTCCGGGCGTCTGCTGGGCCTGGACCGTTCCCGTGGTCCTGGCCGGTGCCGTCGCCGGGCCGGCGTTCGGCACCCTCGCCGCGGCCCGCGCCAGCCGCGACCGGCGCCAACCCGCCAACCCGGCCGCGCGGCGCTGGATCCTGGCCACCGGCCAGCTGCGCCGCGCCGCCGTGGAGGCCGCTGTTCTGATCGCCGCGGTGGCTGCCTTCGCCACCCTGCACCAGCGCGGGCTGCTGCCCGCCGACGGCGACACCGGTGAGCTGACCGGCGACCTGCTCCTACCGATCAGCGCCGTCGCACTGGGCGTGCTCGCCGGCGCGCTCGTCCTGCTGCGGCTGCTGCCCGTCGGGGTGCGGATCGCGCTCCGACAGGCCCTGCGCTCACGCCGCTCGCTTGCCGTGTTCGGCGCCGCCCGGGCCGTCGCAACGGCCGGACGCGTGCTGCCGCTGCTGGTTCTGGTCAGCGCCACGGCGCTCGTGTCGTTCGCGCTTGTCGTCGGCACCACCATCGCCCGGGGTCTGGCCGACGGCGCGTGGAACAGCGTCGGCGCCGACGCCCGCCTCGACGTCAGCACCGACGCCGAGGCCGCGACGCCCGCGCTCGCCGAGCGCATCGCCGCCGCGCCCGGGGTAGGACAGGTCGTCGTCGGGCAGGTGACCGACTCGGCGCGCGTCTTCACCGAATCGACACTGCTCACTCCGCGCCTGGTCGTCGTGGACGCCGCCGCGTTCCAGCGCCTGCTGGCCACCACCCCGCTGCCCGACGCGCCGGCGCTGGCCCGGCTCACGGCACCCGGTCCTGGTCCCGTGGCCGTTCCCGCGCTGGTCCGATCGAGCGACGGCGACCTGCGGACCGGCACGCGGCTACAGCTGACCCGGGACGGCGCCCCGGCGATCCGTCTCACCGTGGTCGGTACCGCTCCCGCCGTTGGTGGCGCCAGCGATGTCGTCATCGTGGACGCCGCGGCCCTCGCCGACGCAGGGCTGCCCGCCGTTCCCAATACCGTCTGGGTGACCGGCCCCGGCGCGGCGCGGGCCGTGTCGAACAGCGGCGTCGCCGCCGACGTCGTGCTGCGCGCGGACGTCCTGCGGGCACAGCGAGTGGCTCCGCTGACCGCAGGGATACTACGGCTGGCGTGGACGGCCGCCGTGGTGTTGCTGGCGCTGGGGCTGCTCGGCCTCACGCTCGCCGCCGCCGCCGGTGCGTCGGAGCGGTGGCAGACCCTGACCCGGCTGCGGACCCTCGGCCTGCGGCGCCGCGACGTCCGCTGGGTCGCTGCCGGCGAGCTGCTGCCGCCGGTCGTGGTCGCCGCGATGTGCGGCCCGCTGCTCGGGGCCCTGCTCGCCCGCCTGACGCTCGGCCCGCTCGAGCTACGGCTGCTCACCGGTCAAGCCGCCGAGCCGGCGGTGGTTCTGCCGTGGTGGCTGCTCGCCCTGGTGAGCGTGGCGCTGCTGGGGGCGGCTGCGACGGTCGTACCTGTCGAGTCGGCGTTGCGCCGCCGCGACCGGCTGAGCGAGGTACTCCGCGCCGGTGAGTGA
- a CDS encoding alpha/beta hydrolase, whose protein sequence is MTALRTVTVDGSPVHVLESGTGPTVLMLHGSGPGTTGSGAWATTVQALGASWHLVAPDQAGFGRTPVPAGSTGGLRLWTEQAAGLMAALGIEHYAVVGHSMGGAVALSLAATRPQQVTRVVAVSTMGAPGAPLSADLDAIWAAPAGPLGARDMLNRLVFDQTLVTDSAVDARAAAMRAGAVAFASLFPPPRARWADGLTLSAQTLAAIRAPVLLVHGAEDRVTPLGTAAVPLLEHLADVRLHVFGRCGHVPAIEHPHEFRQLLSSFLRRDRGH, encoded by the coding sequence GTGACCGCACTTCGGACCGTCACAGTCGACGGCTCCCCCGTCCACGTCCTGGAAAGCGGCACCGGGCCCACGGTGCTGATGCTGCACGGCTCCGGACCCGGCACGACCGGGTCCGGAGCCTGGGCAACCACAGTGCAGGCGCTTGGCGCGTCCTGGCACCTGGTGGCTCCTGACCAGGCGGGGTTCGGCCGTACGCCTGTCCCGGCGGGCTCCACCGGTGGGCTCCGGCTGTGGACGGAGCAGGCCGCCGGCCTGATGGCTGCTCTCGGTATCGAGCACTACGCCGTGGTGGGCCACTCCATGGGCGGTGCCGTGGCGCTGTCGTTGGCGGCCACGCGCCCCCAGCAGGTCACCCGTGTTGTGGCGGTCTCGACGATGGGTGCCCCCGGAGCGCCGCTCTCCGCCGACCTCGACGCGATCTGGGCCGCCCCCGCCGGCCCGCTCGGCGCACGGGACATGCTGAATCGCCTCGTCTTCGACCAGACACTCGTGACCGATTCAGCCGTTGATGCCCGTGCCGCTGCGATGCGAGCGGGGGCGGTCGCGTTCGCGTCGTTGTTCCCGCCACCGAGGGCGCGGTGGGCCGACGGGCTCACCCTCTCGGCGCAGACGCTTGCAGCGATCCGCGCGCCCGTGCTGCTCGTGCACGGCGCCGAGGACCGAGTCACTCCGCTCGGGACGGCGGCCGTGCCCCTGCTCGAACACCTGGCCGATGTCCGTCTGCACGTGTTCGGCCGATGCGGGCACGTGCCGGCGATCGAGCACCCGCACGAGTTCAGGCAACTGCTGTCGTCCTTCCTCCGTCGGGACCGAGGTCACTGA
- a CDS encoding DJ-1/PfpI family protein, with protein MPRALLLTGDAAEELDTMYPYYRVQEGGWDVDVSSRTTRDVQLVIHEFDPNSDAYVEKNGRKLPVDVPWAEVDVERYDALIIPGGRAPEWIRVDADVRRITEHFFARNLPVALVCHGAQVPAVYGLLKGRKTACFPPITGDMENAGATVIDAPDVVDGNLVSCRGWPDMPQFGRAMMELFSKSVGPASA; from the coding sequence GTGCCCAGAGCGCTGCTCCTGACCGGCGACGCCGCCGAGGAACTCGACACCATGTACCCCTACTATCGCGTGCAGGAGGGCGGCTGGGACGTCGACGTCTCGTCCCGGACGACGCGCGACGTGCAGCTGGTCATCCACGAGTTCGACCCCAACTCCGACGCCTACGTGGAGAAGAACGGCCGGAAGCTGCCGGTCGACGTGCCCTGGGCCGAGGTCGACGTCGAGCGCTATGACGCCCTCATCATCCCCGGCGGACGGGCCCCCGAGTGGATCCGGGTCGACGCCGACGTCCGGCGCATCACCGAGCACTTCTTCGCCCGCAACCTCCCCGTCGCGCTGGTGTGCCACGGCGCGCAGGTGCCAGCGGTGTACGGGCTGCTGAAGGGTCGAAAGACGGCCTGCTTCCCGCCCATCACCGGTGACATGGAGAACGCGGGCGCGACTGTCATCGACGCCCCCGACGTGGTGGACGGCAACCTCGTCTCCTGCCGGGGGTGGCCCGACATGCCGCAGTTCGGCAGGGCGATGATGGAGCTGTTCTCGAAGTCCGTCGGCCCCGCGTCGGCCTGA
- a CDS encoding GntR family transcriptional regulator, producing the protein MDDEAMSARGRRVVTGGTSSGRAGGRLADEVYDTLLGQLMSLRIEPGSRVTIDVLARELGVSQTPIRDALNRMEAEGLVVRVPHAGYRIPPQITRHRFEDMLEVRLLLEPAAARRSAERASLAQVAGLRRMLGEMAELEGGNGPAAYGAFGLRDAAFHDLVAQSAENQVIREALARLHSHVHLFRLHHDAQVTHLAMAEHEEVVAAIAARDPDAAAYAMRRHILRSGERFRRLFDELKDADAVAVEA; encoded by the coding sequence ATGGACGACGAAGCGATGAGCGCGCGGGGCCGCAGGGTCGTGACGGGCGGAACGTCGTCGGGAAGAGCTGGCGGCCGGCTTGCCGACGAGGTGTACGACACGCTGCTCGGACAGCTGATGTCGCTACGGATCGAGCCTGGCTCCCGGGTCACGATCGACGTCCTGGCGCGAGAGTTGGGGGTCTCGCAGACGCCGATCCGGGACGCGCTCAACCGCATGGAGGCCGAGGGTCTGGTCGTGCGGGTGCCCCATGCCGGCTACCGCATTCCTCCTCAAATCACCCGTCATCGGTTCGAAGACATGCTTGAGGTCCGCCTGCTCCTCGAACCGGCGGCGGCGCGCAGATCCGCCGAACGCGCCTCCCTGGCGCAGGTGGCCGGTCTGCGACGAATGCTGGGGGAGATGGCGGAGTTGGAAGGGGGCAACGGGCCCGCGGCCTATGGCGCCTTCGGTCTACGCGACGCCGCTTTTCACGATCTCGTCGCCCAGAGTGCGGAGAACCAGGTCATCCGGGAAGCGCTCGCTCGCCTGCACAGTCACGTGCACCTCTTCCGGCTGCACCACGACGCCCAGGTCACCCACCTGGCCATGGCCGAGCACGAGGAAGTGGTGGCCGCGATCGCCGCGCGCGACCCCGACGCCGCCGCGTACGCGATGCGTCGGCACATCCTGCGGTCCGGCGAGCGTTTCCGGCGATTGTTCGACGAGCTCAAGGACGCGGACGCAGTGGCAGTAGAGGCTTGA
- a CDS encoding extracellular solute-binding protein, with product MIALLRQIAARPVRGSASATARQHAWTTKQPTGEAHSEALEVRTQKAGRNMRHSKRMGRSSAPGRKAQLATAAMLLVATTAAACGDGQDDGAQASAPKAPATVPELTTDPLTLSFIWFDWPPAQALEDFANAEYKKERPNATIKVNTVPNANWHDAMFTQFAARKTDFDIAILDSQHIGEAVTNGNILDITDFVKNNIDVAAYNPYLLAAYGQFPQAETGKRDENASLYGLPLLGDTWTMIYRKDLIGDQPPQTWDEMISVAEKCQADHPGVSGLAFHQANGSDAAAVTYNTVNGVYGGNLWDPKTRKIDGVLNDAAGQEAMDVLVNKMKPLTAKGSGNWFIDEVNAAVAQGKACIAFNWIAASGGLLDPKQSTLGTTREQILDKLGFATLPTQKTNLVPLGGMGMHVSAYSAKENQAEALNFMKWFERADIQKKWAAAGGVPSRTDALESPEFLNAGPFNQVYTDSVPRMRDMWNVPEYARLVDIENTNVNAALNGAKNPKQALDDIAREQQSVLDSSSRKGGGGL from the coding sequence ATGATCGCCCTCCTGCGCCAGATCGCAGCGCGCCCGGTCCGCGGGTCGGCCTCCGCGACAGCCCGGCAACACGCCTGGACAACCAAGCAACCAACCGGCGAGGCACATAGCGAGGCCCTAGAAGTCCGAACCCAGAAGGCAGGCAGGAACATGCGGCATTCAAAGCGAATGGGACGATCGTCCGCTCCCGGGCGAAAGGCACAGCTGGCGACGGCGGCCATGCTGCTGGTGGCCACGACCGCAGCGGCGTGCGGCGATGGCCAGGACGACGGCGCGCAGGCGAGCGCCCCCAAGGCACCGGCGACCGTCCCGGAGCTCACCACGGACCCGCTGACCCTCAGCTTCATCTGGTTCGACTGGCCCCCCGCCCAGGCACTTGAGGACTTTGCGAACGCGGAGTACAAGAAAGAGCGGCCGAACGCGACCATCAAGGTCAACACCGTGCCGAACGCGAACTGGCACGACGCCATGTTCACCCAGTTCGCCGCGCGCAAGACCGACTTCGACATCGCGATCCTGGACTCGCAACACATCGGCGAGGCCGTGACCAACGGCAACATCCTCGACATCACCGACTTCGTCAAGAACAACATCGACGTCGCGGCCTACAACCCGTACCTGCTGGCGGCCTACGGCCAGTTCCCGCAGGCGGAGACCGGCAAGCGCGACGAAAACGCCAGCCTGTACGGACTGCCGCTGCTCGGCGACACCTGGACGATGATCTACCGCAAGGACCTGATCGGCGACCAGCCGCCGCAGACCTGGGACGAAATGATCTCAGTCGCCGAGAAATGCCAGGCGGACCATCCTGGCGTCAGCGGGCTGGCTTTCCACCAGGCCAACGGCTCCGACGCCGCGGCCGTAACCTACAACACGGTAAACGGCGTCTACGGCGGCAACCTCTGGGACCCCAAGACGCGCAAGATCGACGGCGTTCTCAACGACGCTGCCGGCCAGGAGGCGATGGACGTCCTGGTCAACAAGATGAAGCCACTCACCGCCAAGGGCTCCGGCAACTGGTTCATCGACGAGGTGAACGCGGCGGTCGCCCAGGGCAAGGCATGCATCGCGTTCAACTGGATCGCCGCGAGCGGCGGCCTGCTCGATCCGAAGCAGTCGACGCTCGGCACCACGCGGGAGCAGATTCTCGACAAGCTGGGTTTCGCCACCCTGCCGACCCAGAAGACAAACCTGGTCCCGCTCGGCGGCATGGGAATGCACGTGTCGGCCTACTCCGCCAAGGAGAACCAGGCGGAGGCCCTGAACTTCATGAAGTGGTTCGAGCGGGCTGACATCCAGAAGAAGTGGGCCGCGGCTGGTGGTGTGCCATCGCGTACCGACGCCCTGGAGTCGCCCGAGTTCCTCAATGCCGGGCCGTTCAACCAGGTGTACACCGACTCGGTGCCGCGGATGCGGGACATGTGGAACGTGCCCGAGTACGCACGCCTCGTCGACATCGAGAACACCAACGTGAACGCCGCCCTCAACGGCGCGAAGAATCCGAAGCAGGCGCTCGACGACATCGCCCGGGAGCAGCAGAGCGTGCTCGACTCCAGCAGCCGCAAGGGTGGCGGCGGACTGTGA
- a CDS encoding sugar ABC transporter permease, with translation MPPAPGRSRRLSDRGLAAAFISPALLLLLAMSVFPLLWALYLSFTNYSATRGGPAEFVGFANYTAILTSAQVHQRALTTLIYVVGAVALQTVLGFGIAYLISRRTHGRGLLTTLFLVPMMLSPVVVGLFWRFMLDAQFGVINSMLGSLGLGQVEWLTRQRTALISLIVVDTWQWTPFIMLIALAGLTAVPKYLYEAASIDRASEWFRFRTITLPLVWPLLLIAVLFRAIEAFRLFDLVYILTNGGPGVSTETLSFHVYKVAFLGFNTGTASAYGILMVVVVIVLTQLYLRYLNKLKEG, from the coding sequence ATGCCACCTGCACCGGGGCGGTCCCGCCGGCTGAGCGACCGCGGACTCGCCGCCGCCTTCATCTCCCCCGCGCTGCTGCTGTTGCTCGCGATGTCGGTGTTCCCGTTGCTGTGGGCGCTGTACCTGTCCTTCACCAACTACTCGGCCACCCGCGGCGGGCCCGCCGAATTCGTCGGGTTCGCGAACTACACCGCCATCCTGACGTCGGCGCAGGTGCACCAGCGGGCCTTGACGACGTTGATCTACGTGGTCGGCGCGGTCGCCCTGCAAACCGTGCTCGGTTTCGGCATCGCCTACCTGATCTCACGGCGTACGCACGGGCGAGGACTGCTGACCACTCTGTTCCTGGTCCCGATGATGTTGTCGCCGGTCGTGGTCGGGTTGTTCTGGCGGTTCATGCTCGACGCGCAGTTCGGCGTGATCAACAGCATGCTCGGCTCGCTCGGTCTGGGGCAGGTGGAGTGGCTCACCCGGCAGCGAACGGCCCTGATCTCCCTGATCGTGGTCGACACCTGGCAATGGACGCCGTTCATCATGCTCATCGCACTTGCCGGGCTCACCGCGGTGCCCAAGTACCTGTACGAGGCCGCCTCGATCGACCGGGCGTCCGAGTGGTTCCGGTTCCGCACCATCACCCTTCCGCTGGTGTGGCCGCTGCTCCTCATTGCCGTGTTGTTCCGGGCCATCGAGGCCTTTCGGCTGTTCGACCTCGTCTACATCCTCACCAACGGAGGTCCGGGCGTCTCCACCGAGACGTTGTCGTTCCACGTCTACAAGGTCGCGTTCCTGGGCTTCAACACCGGAACCGCCTCGGCGTACGGGATCCTCATGGTCGTCGTCGTCATCGTCCTCACGCAGCTCTACCTGCGCTACCTGAACAAGCTCAAGGAGGGCTGA